In a single window of the Catalinimonas alkaloidigena genome:
- a CDS encoding type I restriction endonuclease subunit R, with protein sequence MPFNELNSVEYFIIQRLSGVNLNQPQPPVSEDLPAYGSGKWKYSPAKTLKREPQDVLLESELKVALARLNPEIQANPALADEVIYKLRAILLTVTHVGLVRANEEFSKWIRGEKTMPFGENNRYVPVRLIDFDDPDQNRYLVTNQLRVTAHETKIPDVVLFINGLPVIVGEAKTPIRPSVSWLDGAHEVHSVYENSIPQLFVPNLFSFATEGKDLYYGGIRSPLQFWAPWRLQDENTSGMAKALGLQEIGSELSSLLDPRTVLDMLQHFAIFATDKKKRRIKIVARFQQYGGTNLLVDRVRAGQIKKGLIWHFQGSGKSLLMVFAAQKLRKDPALKSPTVIILVDRVDLDTQITGTFNAADVPNLIATDSIEELTKLLKADTRKIITTTIYKFRDAQPHMNERHNIIVLVDEAHRTQEGDLARKMRAALPNAFFFGLTGTPINKADKNTFWAFGSEHDEGGYLTRYTFQDSLRDNATLKLHFEPRLVNVHVDKVNLDKLFREMIEEAALSDEQADALSKKAAKMAAFLKSPERIATIVEDIAQHFREKVEPHGFKAMIVTPDRYACIQYKEELDKRFPEDASLVVISTSANDDWAFKQRWGLDKEQLEKKIELFEDKDSPMKFVIVTAKLLTGFDAPILQTMYLDKSLKDHTLLQAICRTNRLYPNKKFGRIVDYFGIFDDAALALQFDEQSVHAVISNLQELREQLPDAVAKCLQHFASVDRTLVGFEGLEAAQSALPTDEGRDAFAQDYNYLNKIWESLSPDNVLNPHQEDYRWLSAVYQSLKPASDNIGKLWWHALGAKTTELIHQNIHVTGIDHELSEYVLDANVIDDLFQNPDPKEVKKLERVLVNRFKKRAGQPRFQELSERLETLRSRAEAGLITSIEFIKELCKLAQETVEAEKEELDQQEQKTAKAALTELFLEARTDQTPAIAERIVNDIDNIVKVVRFPGWQTTSSGEREVQKSLRKALLKYQLHKEQALFEKAYAYIKAYY encoded by the coding sequence ATGCCCTTCAACGAACTGAACAGCGTTGAATATTTTATTATTCAACGTCTGAGCGGGGTTAACTTGAATCAACCCCAACCCCCCGTATCCGAGGATCTTCCCGCGTACGGATCAGGAAAATGGAAATACAGCCCCGCCAAGACTTTGAAACGTGAGCCGCAGGATGTCCTCCTGGAAAGCGAACTAAAGGTCGCTCTGGCCCGCTTAAACCCCGAAATCCAGGCGAATCCCGCCCTGGCTGATGAGGTCATTTACAAGCTCCGGGCAATTCTCCTGACAGTCACTCACGTAGGCCTGGTGCGGGCCAACGAAGAGTTCAGCAAATGGATCAGGGGCGAAAAAACCATGCCTTTCGGAGAGAACAACCGGTATGTACCCGTTCGTCTTATCGACTTCGACGATCCCGATCAGAACCGCTACCTCGTAACCAACCAACTGCGAGTCACGGCCCATGAGACCAAGATCCCTGACGTGGTGCTGTTCATCAACGGGTTGCCGGTGATAGTCGGGGAGGCGAAAACGCCGATCCGCCCGTCGGTGTCTTGGCTCGATGGAGCGCACGAAGTGCATTCGGTATACGAGAATAGCATCCCGCAGCTGTTCGTCCCTAACCTGTTTTCGTTCGCCACGGAAGGGAAAGATCTCTACTACGGTGGGATACGCTCGCCGCTTCAATTCTGGGCTCCCTGGCGGTTGCAGGACGAAAACACGAGCGGGATGGCCAAGGCTCTCGGTTTGCAGGAAATCGGCTCCGAACTGAGCAGCCTCCTGGACCCCCGGACGGTGCTGGACATGCTGCAACACTTTGCCATCTTCGCCACCGATAAGAAGAAGCGGAGAATCAAGATCGTGGCCCGCTTCCAGCAGTACGGAGGGACCAACCTCCTCGTCGACCGCGTGCGAGCGGGGCAGATCAAGAAGGGGCTCATCTGGCATTTCCAGGGATCAGGGAAGTCCTTGTTGATGGTGTTTGCCGCCCAGAAACTACGCAAGGACCCGGCGCTGAAGAGCCCGACGGTTATTATTCTGGTGGATCGCGTGGACCTCGATACCCAGATCACCGGCACCTTCAACGCGGCCGACGTACCCAACCTCATCGCCACCGACAGCATTGAGGAGTTGACCAAGCTGCTGAAAGCCGATACCCGTAAAATCATCACCACCACCATCTACAAGTTCCGGGACGCTCAACCCCACATGAACGAGCGGCACAACATCATCGTTCTCGTTGATGAGGCGCACCGTACCCAGGAGGGCGACCTAGCGCGCAAGATGCGTGCCGCCCTGCCCAACGCGTTCTTCTTCGGCCTCACCGGCACCCCCATCAACAAAGCCGACAAAAATACCTTCTGGGCCTTCGGCTCCGAACATGACGAAGGCGGCTACCTGACCCGTTACACGTTCCAGGATTCCCTGCGTGACAACGCCACGCTGAAGCTGCACTTCGAACCCCGGTTGGTTAATGTCCACGTCGACAAGGTGAACCTCGACAAGCTGTTTCGGGAGATGATCGAGGAAGCGGCCCTGAGCGATGAACAGGCCGATGCCCTCAGCAAGAAAGCGGCGAAGATGGCTGCCTTCCTGAAATCACCGGAACGCATCGCCACCATCGTGGAAGACATCGCCCAGCATTTCCGCGAGAAGGTCGAGCCCCACGGATTCAAAGCCATGATCGTGACCCCTGACCGCTACGCCTGCATCCAGTACAAGGAAGAACTGGACAAGCGTTTCCCAGAGGATGCCAGTCTGGTGGTCATCTCGACCTCGGCCAACGACGACTGGGCGTTCAAACAGCGGTGGGGGTTGGATAAGGAACAGCTGGAGAAGAAAATCGAACTGTTCGAGGACAAAGACTCCCCCATGAAATTTGTCATCGTCACCGCCAAGTTGCTAACGGGCTTCGATGCGCCGATCCTCCAGACCATGTACCTGGACAAGTCCTTGAAAGATCACACCCTGTTGCAGGCCATCTGCCGCACGAACCGGTTGTACCCCAATAAAAAATTCGGGCGGATCGTGGACTACTTCGGCATCTTTGACGATGCGGCCCTGGCCCTCCAGTTCGATGAACAGAGCGTCCATGCCGTCATCTCGAATCTTCAGGAACTCCGTGAACAGCTGCCAGATGCGGTGGCGAAATGCCTGCAACACTTCGCAAGCGTAGACCGCACCCTGGTTGGATTTGAAGGCCTGGAAGCTGCTCAGAGCGCACTTCCTACTGACGAGGGGCGGGATGCGTTTGCTCAGGATTACAACTACCTGAACAAAATTTGGGAGTCGCTTTCCCCTGATAATGTCCTGAACCCCCACCAAGAAGATTACCGGTGGTTGTCTGCGGTGTACCAGTCGTTGAAGCCTGCCTCCGACAACATCGGAAAACTCTGGTGGCATGCCCTCGGGGCAAAGACCACTGAACTGATTCACCAGAACATCCACGTCACCGGCATTGACCACGAGCTGTCCGAATATGTGCTTGACGCTAACGTCATCGACGATCTGTTCCAGAACCCTGACCCAAAGGAGGTGAAGAAGCTGGAACGCGTCTTGGTGAACCGGTTCAAAAAACGGGCGGGTCAACCGCGGTTCCAGGAGTTGAGTGAACGCCTGGAAACCCTACGCAGTCGTGCCGAGGCGGGCCTAATCACCAGTATCGAGTTCATCAAGGAGCTGTGTAAACTGGCCCAGGAAACCGTCGAGGCAGAAAAGGAGGAACTGGACCAGCAGGAACAGAAAACAGCGAAAGCGGCCCTGACCGAATTGTTCCTGGAGGCCCGTACCGACCAGACTCCCGCCATCGCTGAACGCATCGTCAACGACATCGATAACATCGTGAAAGTCGTTCGTTTCCCTGGCTGGCAAACCACCAGCAGCGGTGAGCGGGAGGTGCAGAAGTCCCTTCGTAAGGCGTTGCTGAAGTACCAGTTGCACAAGGAGCAGGCGCTCTTTGAAAAAGCGTACGCCTACATAAAAGCATATTACTAG
- a CDS encoding site-specific integrase, translating into MATFSPVLWSQGGKDGNLPIKFRLHIGNKSKYFATDYVCKPEQWSKETRLLITTLPKKEKHPQAAYINSFLQDQVEDAVAIITRLQTKQALTLERFAEEFLSKDKKVEVNPPPDHRTNVGAYFTRREAELKSEGRIEYGNTHRYVRNSLLRFHFKIKKDIAADFNKDFSFTQIDVSFLETYLRWLRTSSCTDRTIRTYLCTLRTVFKQAMRNGVETGEYPFNEFQFEKRLNLRTRKRALPKQQMLAFIKYDAASLPLSERIFYEMFVFSYMCNGMNFVDMAYLQWKDISDGHLIYSRKKNERRQHADNTIIVQLYEEVQRVLSLFQESAFAGNGGYVFPIIDPEIHKTPAQVADRIKSTRRRYNAANQRIAKAVGITTKLTSYVTRHTFASVLFQGGLPISQIRPAMGHASETTTQIYIDDVSALRHDEIYNALL; encoded by the coding sequence ATGGCTACGTTTTCACCTGTTCTCTGGAGCCAAGGTGGGAAGGACGGAAACCTTCCCATCAAGTTCCGCCTGCACATTGGCAATAAGTCAAAATATTTTGCCACGGATTATGTCTGCAAACCCGAGCAATGGAGTAAAGAAACTCGACTTCTTATCACCACCCTCCCGAAAAAAGAGAAACATCCCCAGGCAGCATATATCAACTCCTTTCTTCAGGATCAAGTTGAGGATGCTGTGGCCATCATCACTCGTCTCCAAACGAAGCAGGCCTTGACCCTGGAGCGGTTCGCGGAGGAGTTTCTGTCTAAAGACAAAAAAGTAGAAGTAAACCCACCCCCGGATCATCGTACCAACGTCGGTGCTTACTTTACCCGCCGAGAAGCCGAATTGAAAAGTGAAGGGCGCATTGAGTACGGCAATACGCACCGGTATGTGAGAAACTCCCTTCTCCGGTTTCACTTCAAGATAAAGAAAGATATTGCCGCAGATTTCAACAAAGATTTTTCCTTCACCCAAATCGATGTCTCCTTTCTGGAAACCTACCTGCGATGGCTGCGCACCTCCTCCTGTACCGACCGAACTATCCGCACCTACCTCTGCACACTCCGCACGGTTTTTAAGCAAGCCATGCGCAACGGCGTAGAAACCGGGGAGTATCCCTTCAACGAATTCCAGTTCGAAAAGCGGTTGAACCTCCGTACCCGCAAACGGGCACTACCAAAGCAACAGATGCTGGCGTTTATCAAGTACGACGCAGCCTCCCTTCCCCTCAGCGAACGAATTTTTTACGAGATGTTTGTCTTCAGCTACATGTGCAACGGCATGAACTTCGTAGACATGGCTTACCTCCAGTGGAAAGACATTTCAGACGGGCACCTAATCTACAGCCGAAAGAAAAATGAACGGAGGCAACATGCTGATAACACCATCATCGTACAACTGTATGAGGAAGTCCAACGCGTCCTCTCTCTTTTCCAGGAATCTGCCTTTGCTGGCAATGGTGGTTATGTTTTTCCAATCATTGATCCAGAGATCCACAAAACTCCTGCGCAAGTCGCCGATCGTATCAAAAGCACGCGGCGGCGTTACAACGCTGCCAACCAGCGCATTGCAAAAGCCGTTGGCATCACCACTAAATTGACCAGTTACGTCACTCGACACACGTTTGCCAGCGTATTGTTCCAGGGTGGATTGCCTATTTCGCAGATCCGCCCTGCAATGGGTCATGCCTCAGAGACGACGACACAGATCTACATCGACGACGTCAGCGCGCTACGTCACGATGAAATTTACAATGCATTGTTGTAG
- a CDS encoding restriction endonuclease subunit S encodes METVTDTLTLKHLDKSTWKTYRFDQIAKNVNERVDPTQTDLDVYVGLEHLDSESIHIKRTGKRDDVSGTKLRFYPGDVIFGRRRAYQRKAAVTTCDGFCSAHALVLRAKPDVIDPRLFPFFLHSDAFMHRAVDISVGSLSPTINWGTLKKEEFLLPPPDQQARLAELLWAADEVVERDKKVLNKTEVALEIRLKNYFEFPATISSKRQSQYVKTEIGWMPANYQLVQQKEVVDFINGRAYKKQEWEESGVPVIRLQNLTGTGENFYYSNLKLPEKNYCEDGDLLYMWSATFGAVIWRGDRAIFHYHIWNVKCKEDRIRQQFMYYNLEEITRRMMRQVSGSTMPHITKEGMEKLKIGLPPIEVQDEIVLVLDKISGAISLMKLKITNSMELRRALINQIF; translated from the coding sequence ATGGAAACCGTTACTGATACGCTCACGCTGAAACACCTGGATAAAAGTACCTGGAAGACCTACCGGTTCGATCAGATCGCGAAGAACGTAAACGAACGGGTGGACCCCACCCAGACCGACTTAGACGTGTACGTAGGGCTAGAGCACCTGGATTCCGAGTCGATCCACATCAAGCGCACTGGCAAGCGCGATGACGTCAGCGGTACGAAGTTGCGCTTCTACCCCGGTGACGTGATCTTCGGGCGGCGTCGGGCTTACCAGCGCAAAGCCGCCGTGACCACCTGCGATGGCTTCTGTTCCGCTCACGCGCTGGTGTTGCGTGCAAAGCCTGACGTGATCGACCCCCGGCTTTTTCCGTTCTTTCTCCACTCGGATGCCTTCATGCACCGGGCGGTGGACATCTCCGTGGGCTCGCTTTCCCCCACAATCAACTGGGGTACGCTGAAAAAGGAAGAATTCCTCCTCCCGCCCCCCGACCAGCAAGCCCGCCTGGCCGAACTCCTCTGGGCCGCTGATGAGGTGGTGGAGAGGGATAAAAAGGTATTGAATAAAACGGAGGTTGCTTTGGAAATAAGACTTAAGAATTACTTCGAATTTCCGGCAACGATTTCAAGTAAAAGGCAATCGCAGTATGTCAAGACAGAAATAGGATGGATGCCTGCCAACTATCAACTTGTTCAACAGAAAGAAGTTGTCGATTTTATTAATGGACGCGCTTATAAAAAGCAGGAGTGGGAAGAATCAGGAGTACCTGTTATTCGTCTTCAGAACTTAACTGGGACAGGAGAAAATTTTTATTATTCTAATTTAAAGCTTCCTGAAAAAAACTACTGCGAAGATGGAGATTTGCTATACATGTGGTCTGCAACTTTTGGAGCAGTGATTTGGCGTGGGGATAGAGCCATATTTCATTACCATATATGGAACGTTAAATGTAAAGAAGACAGAATTCGTCAACAATTCATGTACTATAATTTGGAAGAAATTACCAGAAGAATGATGCGACAGGTGAGTGGTTCCACAATGCCTCATATTACAAAAGAAGGAATGGAAAAATTGAAAATTGGTTTGCCACCAATTGAAGTACAGGATGAAATCGTATTGGTTCTGGATAAAATTAGCGGCGCCATCAGTTTGATGAAATTAAAAATTACTAACTCTATGGAACTGCGGAGAGCTCTGATCAACCAGATTTTTTAA
- a CDS encoding phosphatase PAP2 family protein has protein sequence MPPYHLLFSFRLHLLSLMLVTLVGQAQPPAPAEPRLGSFEFRWELDVPLLVGGGGLAILGEYLAQETHPLTLQQLPSYERQQINGFDRVATFQNHAGAATATDILAAGAAVTPLLLLASREVRHDLIPVLVVYAETATTSMGFTNLIKASVLRVRPYVYNPEVPSERKRVPDARHSFFSGHTANTAAFSFLTAYMISKYSEHPAVKATAWTGAALLPATVGFLRVKAGRHFPTDVLVGYAVGASIGVLIPHLHRLQLPPDTAARRLRLHMVGNGVGLVYAL, from the coding sequence ATGCCCCCCTACCACCTTCTGTTTTCGTTCCGTCTCCACCTCCTGAGCTTGATGCTCGTAACGCTAGTCGGCCAGGCGCAACCACCCGCTCCGGCTGAACCACGCCTCGGCTCGTTCGAATTTCGCTGGGAGCTGGACGTGCCTTTGCTGGTCGGCGGTGGGGGGCTGGCCATTCTGGGCGAATACCTGGCCCAGGAGACCCACCCGCTGACGCTTCAACAGCTTCCTTCTTACGAACGACAGCAGATCAACGGCTTCGACCGGGTTGCTACCTTTCAGAATCATGCGGGGGCCGCTACTGCCACCGACATCTTGGCGGCGGGCGCGGCGGTTACGCCTCTGCTGTTGCTGGCCTCCCGCGAAGTACGGCACGACCTGATACCGGTCCTGGTGGTGTATGCCGAAACCGCGACTACGTCGATGGGATTCACCAACCTCATCAAAGCGTCGGTCCTTCGGGTGCGGCCCTACGTGTACAATCCCGAGGTTCCGTCAGAACGCAAGCGGGTGCCCGACGCGCGCCATTCGTTTTTCTCCGGGCACACCGCCAACACGGCCGCGTTCAGTTTTCTGACGGCCTACATGATTTCGAAGTATTCGGAGCATCCGGCCGTGAAAGCGACCGCCTGGACCGGTGCCGCCCTGTTGCCCGCGACGGTGGGCTTCCTGCGGGTGAAAGCCGGCCGCCATTTTCCGACCGACGTGCTGGTGGGCTATGCCGTCGGAGCGAGCATCGGGGTACTTATCCCGCACCTGCATCGGCTTCAGCTTCCTCCCGATACGGCCGCGCGTCGCCTGCGCCTGCACATGGTGGGCAACGGAGTGGGCTTGGTGTACGCGTTGTAG
- a CDS encoding macro domain-containing protein has product MVLLAVIHYTKGNLLESKAEALVNTVNTVGVMGKGIALQFKEQYPHNFKVYKRACEQKELTVGQLLIVEEETLNGRRSIINFPTKAHWKGKSKYEYIESGLQALTAEIKARGFQSVALPPLGCGNGGLEWPRVKALIEQYLHDSPADIWVYEPNEAIKAHLQREERPKEEKLTPARAMLLYLLFQYEAGGEPVSLFAANKLAYFLQRSGEPMRLKFEKSHYGPYTVQLNHVLYRLNGTYLHGLEQNEAKPFEPLHLNYDKWEEIRAYVNTQLDATQRNNLRNVMRLIQGFESSFALELLATVDFLLDKRPPETSVEDVVQEITEWSRRKTRLFREEFVQIARDHLRDHASELSLA; this is encoded by the coding sequence GTGGTATTATTGGCCGTGATTCACTACACCAAAGGAAACTTACTGGAATCGAAGGCCGAAGCGCTCGTCAACACCGTCAACACCGTCGGGGTGATGGGGAAGGGCATCGCCTTGCAATTCAAGGAACAGTACCCTCATAATTTCAAGGTGTACAAGCGGGCTTGTGAACAGAAAGAACTCACTGTGGGGCAGCTCCTGATCGTGGAAGAGGAGACCCTGAACGGCCGCCGTTCGATCATCAACTTCCCGACTAAGGCTCACTGGAAAGGGAAGTCGAAGTACGAGTACATCGAGTCGGGCCTGCAAGCTCTCACCGCCGAAATCAAAGCGCGCGGTTTTCAATCGGTCGCCCTACCCCCCCTGGGCTGCGGCAACGGTGGCCTGGAGTGGCCCCGCGTCAAGGCCCTGATCGAACAGTACCTACACGATTCCCCCGCCGACATCTGGGTGTACGAACCCAACGAGGCCATCAAGGCCCACCTGCAACGGGAAGAGCGTCCGAAAGAAGAAAAACTTACGCCCGCCCGCGCCATGCTACTCTACCTCCTGTTTCAGTACGAAGCCGGAGGAGAGCCCGTCAGCCTGTTCGCCGCCAACAAGCTGGCCTACTTCCTGCAACGCAGCGGGGAACCCATGCGGCTCAAGTTCGAAAAGTCCCACTACGGGCCTTATACCGTTCAGCTCAACCATGTGCTGTACCGGTTGAATGGGACCTACCTGCACGGGCTGGAACAGAACGAGGCGAAGCCTTTCGAGCCCCTGCACCTCAACTACGACAAGTGGGAGGAAATCCGTGCCTACGTCAACACCCAGCTCGACGCCACCCAGCGTAACAACCTGCGGAACGTGATGCGGCTGATTCAGGGTTTCGAGTCGTCCTTTGCCCTCGAACTCCTCGCCACCGTCGACTTCCTGTTGGACAAGAGGCCGCCGGAAACCTCTGTCGAGGATGTAGTTCAGGAGATAACCGAATGGTCACGCCGCAAAACCCGCCTGTTCCGGGAAGAGTTCGTCCAGATCGCCCGTGACCACCTGCGTGACCACGCCAGTGAGCTGAGCCTGGCGTAA
- a CDS encoding DUF4433 domain-containing protein, with protein MAGQVPKEVYLYRLVHWQNVEHILRHGLCTRKHSQADPNYIAIGDRSLIENRAEYPIPGRLYAGSLGDYVPFYFGPHSPMLYMIIKGLKGIQQRPQEDLVYLISSLSRIKAAGCEFFFTDRHAKTRLARSYQDESDLDKIDWDVVKSKEWKNTEEDTDRRDRKQAEFLVKDYVPISCIQAILVKSRGRQEYIQGVVKDLQLPIDVHREKGEKWYYWP; from the coding sequence ATGGCGGGGCAGGTACCCAAGGAAGTTTATCTCTATCGGCTGGTGCACTGGCAGAACGTGGAACACATCCTGCGTCACGGCCTCTGCACCCGTAAACATTCCCAGGCTGATCCGAATTACATCGCCATCGGGGACCGCTCCCTGATCGAGAACCGCGCGGAGTACCCTATCCCCGGCCGCCTTTACGCGGGCTCCCTTGGCGATTACGTGCCCTTCTATTTCGGACCGCATTCCCCCATGCTCTACATGATCATAAAGGGATTGAAAGGCATCCAGCAACGCCCGCAGGAAGACCTTGTCTACCTGATCAGTAGCTTGAGTCGGATCAAGGCGGCGGGTTGCGAGTTTTTCTTTACCGACCGTCACGCCAAAACCCGCCTCGCCCGTTCCTATCAGGATGAATCCGATCTGGATAAAATCGACTGGGATGTGGTGAAGAGCAAGGAGTGGAAGAACACCGAGGAGGACACTGACCGGCGCGACCGTAAACAAGCAGAATTTTTAGTGAAGGATTATGTGCCCATTTCGTGCATCCAGGCCATTCTGGTCAAAAGTCGAGGGCGTCAGGAGTATATACAGGGAGTGGTGAAAGATTTACAATTACCGATCGACGTTCATAGGGAAAAGGGGGAAAAGTGGTATTATTGGCCGTGA
- a CDS encoding helix-turn-helix domain-containing protein yields the protein MFEAFQLELAQFIEQLVNERVAQALQQHEHKCSTLDKKSLLTIDEAAAYTGYQRSTLYSKHSIPRVKRDGRIFFPRQELDDWMAGNAPRSRSK from the coding sequence ATGTTCGAGGCGTTTCAACTCGAACTGGCCCAGTTTATCGAACAGCTCGTCAACGAGCGTGTAGCTCAGGCGCTGCAACAACACGAGCACAAATGCTCAACCCTTGACAAGAAATCGCTCTTGACCATCGATGAGGCTGCTGCGTACACGGGTTATCAGCGCTCGACTCTATACTCGAAACACAGTATTCCGCGAGTGAAACGCGATGGACGGATTTTTTTCCCTCGTCAAGAGCTTGACGACTGGATGGCGGGGAACGCCCCTCGTTCACGGAGTAAGTAG
- a CDS encoding T9SS type A sorting domain-containing protein produces the protein MKTYALFLFLLLALSWSCRAAEESEPNDAATQADPVAANETMAGLIGYANGGTTDAADWFTSLVPDDGTLRLVFEAQNTSGNAGADFFVQIFNSKNGNLLSQTYANTPVGQTERDTLYVYGLAKDSIFVKITSAYSYSYSFHYHLLPAAANDREPNDLVENAQVVPSDGSAAGRISYANGDTQDPADWFATMLADDGTLRLIFEAENTSHNAGADFFVQILNSKRANLLSQTYANTPIDGTVRDTLYVYGLAHDTVFFKITSAYSYDYSFAYTLLPAAASDTEPNNETAEAQSIAATEPTTGRISYTNGDTQDPADWFTSLLPDDGTLRMIFEAKNTSHNAGADFFVQILNSKSGNLLSQTYANTPIDGTVRDTLYVYGLAQEAVYFKITSAYTYDYTFHYALLPAHTPDREPNDERALAQKITANDTVHGRISYQNGDVFDGADWFGSLLPDFGTVEVVLEARNTSHNAGADFFFQILSSNNTNLLNKTYANTPIDGTVRDTLYVNGLAKDSLFFKVTSAYSYDYTFTYRMYSPTSARPGPVAARLFTVYPNPSGGQMTLAPTITASRVFVQVIDAYGRTVAAQTLDHTTPSTNIPLDLTMEHPGLYFVCLTTATGQTYTQRIVLHPTLP, from the coding sequence ATGAAAACCTATGCCCTTTTCTTGTTTCTTCTGCTGGCGCTCTCGTGGTCGTGCCGGGCCGCAGAAGAATCTGAACCCAACGATGCCGCCACGCAGGCCGATCCGGTCGCGGCCAACGAAACCATGGCCGGTCTGATCGGCTACGCCAACGGAGGCACGACCGACGCTGCCGACTGGTTTACCTCGCTGGTGCCCGACGACGGGACGCTGCGGCTCGTTTTCGAAGCCCAAAACACCAGCGGCAATGCCGGAGCCGACTTCTTCGTCCAGATTTTCAACAGCAAGAACGGCAACCTGTTGAGCCAGACCTATGCCAATACCCCCGTGGGCCAAACGGAGCGCGATACGCTTTATGTCTACGGACTCGCCAAAGACTCGATCTTCGTAAAAATCACGTCGGCGTACAGTTACAGCTACAGCTTTCACTACCACCTGTTGCCCGCTGCGGCCAACGATCGCGAGCCTAATGATCTGGTCGAAAACGCTCAGGTAGTCCCTTCAGACGGCTCGGCGGCCGGTCGGATCAGCTACGCCAACGGCGACACGCAAGACCCCGCCGACTGGTTCGCCACGATGTTGGCGGACGACGGCACGCTACGACTCATCTTCGAGGCCGAAAACACCAGCCACAATGCCGGAGCCGATTTCTTTGTGCAAATTCTGAATAGCAAGCGTGCAAATCTGCTGAGCCAGACTTATGCCAACACGCCCATTGACGGCACGGTCCGCGATACGCTCTACGTCTATGGTTTGGCCCACGATACGGTTTTCTTCAAGATTACCTCGGCTTATAGTTACGATTACTCTTTTGCCTACACCCTGCTGCCTGCCGCGGCCAGTGACACTGAACCCAACAACGAAACGGCCGAAGCCCAGTCCATCGCCGCAACCGAACCGACCACCGGCCGGATCAGCTATACCAACGGCGACACGCAAGATCCCGCCGACTGGTTTACCAGCCTGCTTCCCGACGATGGCACCCTGCGGATGATTTTCGAGGCTAAAAACACCAGCCACAACGCCGGGGCCGATTTCTTCGTCCAGATTCTCAACAGCAAAAGCGGTAACCTGCTGAGCCAAACCTACGCCAACACGCCCATCGACGGCACGGTCCGCGATACACTCTATGTATACGGCTTGGCGCAAGAGGCCGTCTATTTCAAGATTACCTCTGCTTACACGTACGACTACACCTTCCACTATGCGCTATTGCCCGCCCATACGCCCGATCGGGAGCCGAACGATGAGCGCGCCCTGGCGCAAAAAATAACGGCTAACGATACGGTGCACGGACGAATCAGTTACCAGAACGGCGATGTGTTCGACGGGGCGGATTGGTTCGGCTCCCTGTTGCCCGATTTCGGGACGGTAGAAGTGGTACTCGAAGCCCGGAATACCAGCCATAACGCCGGTGCGGACTTTTTCTTTCAAATCCTAAGTAGCAACAACACCAACCTGTTGAATAAAACGTACGCCAACACGCCCATCGACGGCACCGTTCGCGATACGCTCTACGTCAATGGTCTGGCGAAAGACTCGCTGTTTTTTAAAGTAACCTCGGCTTATAGTTACGACTACACGTTTACCTACCGCATGTACTCGCCGACCAGCGCTCGTCCCGGCCCGGTCGCCGCGCGCCTCTTTACGGTCTATCCGAATCCGTCGGGCGGCCAGATGACGCTCGCACCTACCATCACCGCGTCGCGGGTCTTCGTCCAGGTGATCGACGCCTACGGCCGTACGGTAGCCGCCCAGACGCTGGACCACACCACACCCTCGACCAACATCCCACTAGACTTGACGATGGAGCACCCCGGCCTGTACTTTGTCTGCCTGACTACGGCTACGGGGCAAACGTATACGCAACGGATTGTTTTGCACCCTACCTTACCCTGA